A part of Paenibacillus donghaensis genomic DNA contains:
- a CDS encoding MBL fold metallo-hydrolase yields MLQDAWFTVQAIDSHTYAISEYGHWEKVHSFLPITIITTHAHTDHIGSHGEFDTILVHPQDEAWLVHGITGLSIEQIRRDIGRDLTLTPPASFNPDSYTPYQGKPTGLLNDGQQLDLGARTLTIYHTPGHSPGHICVFDQPSGYLFTGDLLYDETPVYAFYPSTDPAALVQSLDRITRIAGVSRIFGSHNTLGLAPDILQEVTLAVSQLRERDLVRHGTGIHTFKGFSLQF; encoded by the coding sequence ATGCTGCAAGATGCGTGGTTTACGGTTCAGGCGATTGATTCTCACACCTATGCCATCAGTGAATATGGACATTGGGAGAAAGTGCATTCTTTTCTGCCGATCACCATCATTACGACTCATGCCCACACCGATCATATTGGCAGCCACGGAGAATTCGATACTATCCTGGTTCACCCCCAAGATGAGGCTTGGCTAGTTCACGGCATTACAGGTTTATCGATTGAACAAATAAGACGGGATATCGGCAGGGATCTGACCCTGACCCCGCCCGCCAGCTTCAACCCTGACTCTTACACTCCTTATCAAGGGAAACCCACAGGGCTGTTGAATGATGGGCAGCAGCTTGATCTTGGAGCCAGAACACTAACGATTTATCATACCCCCGGACATTCGCCGGGACATATCTGTGTATTCGATCAGCCGAGCGGTTATCTGTTCACAGGCGATCTGTTATATGATGAAACACCCGTGTATGCCTTCTATCCTTCTACCGACCCTGCAGCTCTGGTTCAATCACTGGACAGAATAACGCGGATTGCCGGAGTTTCCAGAATCTTCGGATCTCATAATACACTTGGGCTTGCCCCCGATATTTTGCAGGAGGTCACACTTGCGGTGAGCCAGCTAAGAGAGCGGGATCTGGTCCGCCACGGAACGGGGATACACACCTTCAAGGGATTTAGCCTGCAATTCTAA
- a CDS encoding Hsp20/alpha crystallin family protein, which translates to MSSGKGNPLDWLRNDPFFANQISLKALEEQWKLDPDAIDSYVDKVIREATPSLSPTSKTKLKFEHVDTHSFLITKIRIPSSIHPENLWLQLYRTQLKIGGLANDRSEVITLPVPVNPNQSRATFKQGTLQLKMPKLSAGRYKDIPVRFL; encoded by the coding sequence ATGAGTTCAGGCAAAGGAAATCCGCTCGACTGGCTGCGTAATGATCCTTTTTTCGCCAATCAGATATCACTTAAGGCACTGGAGGAGCAATGGAAGCTGGACCCGGATGCCATCGACAGCTATGTGGATAAGGTTATCCGGGAAGCCACCCCTTCTCTGTCCCCCACCAGCAAAACCAAACTGAAGTTCGAGCATGTGGATACCCACAGCTTCCTGATTACTAAGATCCGTATTCCCAGCTCGATCCATCCCGAGAACCTGTGGCTGCAGTTGTACCGGACTCAGCTGAAGATCGGCGGCCTTGCCAATGACCGGAGTGAAGTGATCACGCTGCCTGTCCCAGTTAATCCCAACCAGAGCCGGGCGACCTTTAAGCAAGGTACGCTTCAGCTGAAAATGCCAAAACTATCCGCCGGACGCTATAAGGATATTCCCGTACGTTTCCTATAA
- a CDS encoding pectinesterase family protein, which yields MLVGHEEYCDYHTIQEAVDALERQPDNRTDTLYILSGVYEELVRIYRSKLVIRGIGHVEITMNRFARGLDENGEEWGTFATPTLFLGGSELLVENITVSNTSGQGPKVGQALAVYAHCDQTVFRNCTFRGHQDTLFTGPLPPATKEGLPFAGIPLREKHEVCRQLYQYCYIEGTVDFIFGGAEARFEHCEIHSLLHHSGGPGFITAASTPEGQEQGYVFKDCYLSAEAGVRNVYLGRPWRAYARTDFVDCLLGPHIHPSGWDHWDNPENKRTVCYREYGSRGAVDAGKHRVDWAAYKETTADAPY from the coding sequence ATGCTGGTTGGACATGAAGAATATTGTGACTACCACACGATTCAGGAGGCGGTGGACGCGCTGGAGCGTCAGCCGGATAATCGGACGGATACGCTGTATATTCTATCAGGGGTGTATGAGGAGTTGGTCAGGATCTATCGCTCTAAGCTGGTGATTCGGGGCATAGGACATGTGGAGATTACCATGAACCGATTCGCAAGGGGACTGGATGAGAACGGGGAAGAATGGGGCACCTTCGCTACCCCTACCTTATTTCTCGGCGGCAGTGAATTGCTGGTGGAGAATATAACGGTATCCAATACATCCGGCCAAGGCCCGAAGGTGGGTCAAGCGTTGGCCGTCTATGCCCATTGTGATCAGACCGTGTTCCGCAACTGTACCTTCAGGGGGCATCAGGATACGCTGTTCACCGGACCGCTGCCGCCGGCTACCAAGGAAGGGCTGCCGTTTGCCGGCATACCGCTGCGCGAGAAACATGAGGTCTGCCGCCAATTGTATCAGTATTGCTATATTGAAGGAACCGTCGATTTCATCTTCGGCGGCGCCGAAGCCAGATTCGAGCATTGTGAAATCCACAGTCTGCTGCACCACTCCGGGGGGCCGGGATTCATTACGGCAGCTTCCACACCGGAAGGGCAGGAGCAGGGCTATGTATTTAAGGATTGTTATTTAAGCGCAGAAGCAGGAGTGCGGAATGTGTATCTGGGCCGCCCATGGCGGGCGTACGCCAGAACTGATTTTGTCGATTGCCTGCTGGGTCCCCATATTCATCCGTCAGGGTGGGATCACTGGGACAACCCGGAGAATAAGCGGACGGTGTGTTACCGCGAGTATGGCAGCCGCGGCGCAGTGGATGCAGGCAAGCACCGAGTCGACTGGGCTGCTTATAAAGAAACTACTGCAGATGCTCCATATTAG
- a CDS encoding PQQ-binding-like beta-propeller repeat protein: MTRSRTLLTTLLAASLVIAGTTVYSLQDNQTAAAPQATITPTSSPSVQQSPAKPLKLKWQAKTDGTGLYDAVTPATGELVYYSEHGNLQAAEITSGHVKWTYPKGTHPEIVTANSVICITSDGNLVKLDAWSGKLIWKVKVAQAPIEIGAHAYLEKNTIYVINESGGISAHNAVTGTEIWHNKSLPMYVSDYIGLKNGKLLVSSTVDNIRNQFFGLDPATGKVSWRIEGRYSLVSAANGKLMLRQQPEFVTPATDNTPVPGPLLTLVTLNIATGTISKPTDYEPLQDINGLNHVYTSFQGGYIYSTDSHVEDSVYELKRIKLAPSSGVPSKSYETFGSWVAGPVQGKAFFQKGTQLTAVNIADDSTVSVTTPNHSQVIKLTVIGQGLFAGYEDGSFVITHAANGSFLGALNTGASEYGEIWVEQETVLLQTDQGLFAFELPADLRS; the protein is encoded by the coding sequence ATGACACGTTCCAGAACACTGCTGACCACCTTGCTAGCCGCTTCCCTAGTCATAGCCGGGACAACGGTTTATTCCCTCCAGGATAACCAAACCGCGGCCGCCCCGCAGGCAACCATTACTCCCACATCTTCCCCCTCGGTACAGCAGTCCCCCGCCAAGCCGTTGAAGCTGAAATGGCAGGCTAAGACTGATGGAACCGGGCTGTACGATGCTGTTACCCCTGCCACTGGCGAGCTTGTCTATTATTCGGAACACGGTAACCTTCAGGCCGCCGAGATCACTTCAGGCCATGTCAAATGGACATATCCGAAGGGCACACATCCGGAAATCGTTACGGCCAACTCCGTCATTTGCATCACCTCTGATGGTAATCTGGTTAAACTGGATGCTTGGAGCGGCAAGCTGATCTGGAAGGTGAAGGTCGCTCAAGCGCCGATTGAGATCGGTGCACATGCCTATTTGGAGAAGAATACGATCTATGTAATCAATGAAAGCGGCGGAATCTCAGCCCACAACGCAGTCACCGGTACTGAAATCTGGCACAACAAATCACTACCCATGTATGTCAGCGACTATATTGGTCTGAAAAACGGAAAGTTGCTCGTTTCCAGCACTGTAGACAATATCCGTAACCAATTTTTTGGACTGGACCCTGCTACAGGTAAAGTATCATGGAGGATTGAAGGCCGTTATTCGCTGGTTTCAGCCGCAAATGGGAAGCTCATGTTGCGGCAGCAGCCCGAATTCGTCACTCCGGCAACTGATAATACCCCCGTTCCAGGTCCACTGCTGACCCTGGTTACCCTCAACATCGCAACAGGCACAATCAGCAAACCCACTGATTACGAGCCGCTGCAAGATATTAACGGGCTTAACCATGTGTATACTTCTTTTCAAGGGGGTTACATCTACAGTACGGACAGTCATGTGGAGGATTCGGTATACGAGCTGAAACGGATAAAGCTTGCGCCAAGCAGCGGAGTCCCGTCCAAAAGCTATGAAACGTTTGGCTCCTGGGTGGCGGGCCCGGTGCAAGGGAAGGCTTTTTTCCAGAAAGGCACGCAGCTTACAGCCGTTAACATAGCAGACGACAGCACCGTATCCGTAACAACACCAAATCATAGCCAGGTGATCAAGCTTACTGTTATTGGCCAAGGCCTATTCGCCGGCTATGAGGATGGCAGCTTCGTGATCACCCATGCAGCAAATGGCTCATTTCTCGGCGCCTTGAACACGGGCGCGTCAGAATACGGGGAGATCTGGGTTGAACAAGAAACCGTTCTACTGCAGACGGATCAAGGTCTGTTTGCGTTCGAGCTTCCGGCAGATCTGAGGAGTTAA
- a CDS encoding spore germination protein GerPB, whose translation MGLTVYQSISVHYLNIGSVSNSSVLQIGTAGKINAISRASPLQEAVSPKAQAEPPAELPVVPLPAAAKLSPGPN comes from the coding sequence ATGGGTTTGACGGTATACCAGAGCATTTCTGTACATTATTTGAATATTGGCTCCGTTTCCAATTCCTCGGTGCTGCAGATCGGTACAGCCGGCAAAATCAATGCCATCTCCCGTGCGTCCCCTCTTCAGGAAGCGGTCTCGCCCAAAGCACAGGCTGAACCGCCTGCGGAGCTGCCGGTTGTTCCACTTCCTGCTGCGGCTAAGCTGTCTCCAGGCCCGAATTAG
- the gerPC gene encoding spore germination protein GerPC, with translation MHPYDIQQFFYALRAQTEKLQQVELLLREMRQDIDSLKQNSAVSSGPVNYHFEQLKIEKLEGTLNIGMTPGDGNPLEHATVNGQPVYQQEDPNERLVQQIQPRVISYLQQEVPQQFSRLGTEQAVAATPQHIQLVIQDLERQMAPRIREYLGQLPPVEERDQDEGAVVESIIRQIQADIDSAVMRHMELLRHR, from the coding sequence ATGCACCCGTATGATATTCAGCAATTCTTCTATGCGCTGAGGGCGCAGACGGAGAAGCTGCAGCAAGTGGAGCTGCTGCTAAGAGAAATGCGTCAGGACATTGACAGCTTGAAGCAGAATTCCGCTGTGAGCAGCGGACCTGTCAATTATCATTTTGAACAGCTCAAAATTGAGAAGCTGGAGGGTACCCTGAATATTGGCATGACGCCGGGAGATGGTAATCCGCTGGAGCATGCGACCGTTAATGGACAGCCTGTCTACCAGCAGGAGGACCCAAATGAGCGCCTGGTTCAACAGATACAACCCCGGGTGATCAGCTATTTGCAGCAAGAAGTCCCGCAACAATTCTCCCGTCTTGGTACAGAGCAGGCTGTAGCGGCGACTCCGCAGCATATCCAGCTGGTGATTCAGGATCTGGAGCGGCAGATGGCACCAAGGATTCGGGAATATCTGGGCCAGCTTCCGCCAGTAGAGGAACGGGACCAAGATGAAGGAGCCGTTGTGGAGTCTATTATTAGGCAGATCCAGGCGGATATTGATTCTGCAGTGATGCGTCATATGGAGCTGCTGCGTCACAGATAG
- a CDS encoding spore germination protein — MGYHSEKGSGMVVSIIGNIKINSVGPSSTVLVGNTASVILSSNSKIHAGANSFSVGDSIGTNITNNQASSTNTLDSDVVDQV, encoded by the coding sequence ATGGGTTATCATTCTGAAAAGGGGAGTGGAATGGTGGTATCCATCATCGGCAATATCAAGATCAACAGCGTGGGCCCCAGCTCCACTGTCCTGGTAGGAAATACGGCTTCCGTGATCCTGAGCAGCAATTCCAAAATTCATGCCGGGGCCAACTCCTTCTCCGTCGGCGACTCCATTGGCACCAATATTACCAACAACCAGGCAAGCAGCACAAACACGTTGGATTCAGATGTAGTAGATCAGGTGTAG
- a CDS encoding PadR family transcriptional regulator codes for MSERSQLLKGILEGCILSVISKQATYGYELSMKLQEFGLFGISEGSIYPILLRLQKEQLIEGEMRASESGPKRKYYTLTAAGQAALAEFKDQWERIKGPVDRITGKEEG; via the coding sequence ATGTCAGAGCGCAGTCAATTGTTAAAAGGTATTCTGGAAGGCTGTATCCTGTCCGTTATCAGTAAGCAGGCCACGTACGGGTATGAGCTGTCGATGAAGCTGCAGGAATTCGGGTTGTTCGGGATCAGTGAAGGATCGATCTATCCCATTCTGCTGCGTCTGCAGAAGGAGCAGCTGATTGAGGGTGAAATGAGGGCATCGGAGAGTGGACCGAAGCGGAAATATTATACCTTAACTGCAGCAGGGCAGGCCGCACTTGCAGAATTCAAGGACCAGTGGGAACGCATCAAAGGTCCCGTAGACCGGATCACAGGAAAGGAAGAGGGATGA
- a CDS encoding alpha/beta hydrolase has product MTKPTKVILEPAAQKFADDNSKPPFLPDLGPEKGRETVDQVQSGDIAKPEIELEDLTVPGGPKGEVSIRIVRPPNSSSTSLPVILYIHGAGWVFGNAHTHDRLIRELAVGAEAAVVFPNYSLSPEAKYPTAIEEIYAVLTWIAAEGGKHGLDHSKLTVGGDSVGGNMAAAITLMAKERSGPKIAKQLLFYPVTDASFDTESYEHFAEGYFLQRDGMQWFWDQYTTDPEERAQITASPLRASLDQLKGLPEALVITGEADVLRDEGEAYAAKLREAGVTVTAVRFQGIIHDFVMLNTLADTNAKKGALLLATSWLKQ; this is encoded by the coding sequence CCAGCAGCACAAAAATTCGCCGATGATAACTCCAAACCGCCCTTCCTGCCCGACCTCGGACCTGAGAAGGGACGCGAAACCGTGGATCAGGTGCAGTCTGGAGATATAGCTAAACCTGAAATCGAGCTGGAGGATCTTACTGTACCGGGAGGGCCAAAAGGCGAGGTATCCATTCGGATTGTGCGTCCGCCGAATTCCTCCTCCACCTCCCTGCCTGTTATTCTCTATATTCATGGGGCGGGTTGGGTGTTTGGCAATGCCCATACCCATGACCGCCTGATCCGTGAGCTGGCTGTAGGCGCTGAAGCAGCTGTAGTCTTCCCGAATTACAGTCTCTCCCCGGAAGCCAAGTACCCAACGGCAATTGAAGAGATTTATGCCGTCCTGACCTGGATCGCCGCAGAGGGCGGCAAGCATGGCCTTGATCACAGCAAACTGACGGTCGGCGGAGACAGTGTCGGCGGCAACATGGCGGCAGCCATTACCCTGATGGCCAAGGAACGCAGCGGGCCGAAGATTGCCAAGCAGCTGCTGTTCTATCCGGTGACGGATGCTTCCTTCGATACAGAATCGTATGAGCATTTCGCCGAAGGATATTTTCTGCAGCGGGATGGGATGCAATGGTTCTGGGATCAATACACAACCGACCCGGAGGAACGGGCGCAGATTACAGCCTCTCCGCTGCGCGCCAGCCTGGATCAGCTGAAGGGTCTGCCTGAAGCCCTGGTCATCACAGGTGAAGCCGACGTCTTGCGGGATGAAGGTGAAGCATACGCAGCCAAGCTGCGCGAAGCCGGTGTAACTGTTACGGCGGTGCGATTCCAGGGCATCATCCACGATTTCGTGATGCTGAACACTTTAGCCGACACCAACGCCAAAAAAGGCGCCCTCCTGCTCGCCACCTCATGGCTGAAGCAATAG
- a CDS encoding ABC transporter substrate-binding protein, which yields MDYDTTNYLSLATGVNTPFRLQQPIPVTIDLLSSVLCCTPRNVKFILRKLEEQGFITWQPGRGRGHKSRLLFMRSIEEVVEGAFEQLLRKGKIKQGIELIANCAVDEGFRARLMALLNKQMGFVSEAESPSGLDVLRITLNRQMDKLDPAHVFTAFDAYIIAQITSTLVYYDGHKGRFRPGLAHMWEHNEAYTSYTFYLRKGVRFHHGRTLTSRDVKATFQRLQELGSTAAVHYKDIAHVELGGDYRITFELSRPNRFLLHLFSCVHMSIVPAEGDFAKDSIGTGPYRLLALNEDVLVLEANDHYYGIRPLLDRVEIWYLPEAASSVREYRLKESEPEVLSAPEDDYTIDYTAMGCRYLLFNFSRQGVQQQLSFRQAIRTLYDPQAMIRELGGRRVRPASSFLPWKSAAETWMETDTEHALESARQLLKESGYQGETLTLAHNAKHVETEEAEWLKARAAQVGLRMELYPQTDYDKEDLRLHADLVITEELLEDDWQWGMIHFFKNGSNSLYHLLLDKQRLLLEEELESFYELNYEERTKLLIQVEERMREQCWLLHGCHINKTAQLGPNLSGLHTSSFGFMDISKLWIKTSPMQEA from the coding sequence ATGGATTACGATACCACGAATTATTTGAGTTTAGCTACAGGTGTCAACACACCATTTAGGCTTCAGCAGCCTATACCGGTTACGATAGATTTATTGTCTTCCGTTCTGTGCTGCACCCCGCGAAACGTCAAGTTTATCCTGCGCAAGCTGGAAGAGCAGGGTTTCATCACCTGGCAGCCGGGTCGGGGCAGAGGGCACAAGTCCCGCCTCTTGTTCATGCGAAGTATCGAGGAGGTGGTGGAGGGGGCTTTTGAACAGCTGCTGCGTAAAGGTAAAATCAAACAAGGCATTGAGCTGATCGCCAATTGTGCAGTGGATGAAGGCTTCAGGGCACGGCTAATGGCCTTGCTGAACAAACAAATGGGCTTCGTCAGTGAAGCCGAATCACCTTCAGGCCTGGATGTGCTGCGGATCACGCTCAACCGCCAGATGGATAAGCTGGACCCGGCTCATGTATTCACAGCTTTTGATGCGTATATCATCGCCCAGATTACAAGTACCCTGGTCTATTATGACGGGCACAAAGGCAGGTTTCGTCCCGGGCTGGCCCATATGTGGGAGCACAACGAGGCTTATACCAGCTACACCTTTTATCTGCGCAAGGGGGTGCGGTTTCATCATGGCCGGACCCTGACCTCCCGGGACGTCAAGGCAACATTCCAACGTCTTCAAGAGCTGGGCAGTACCGCTGCTGTCCACTATAAGGATATCGCCCACGTCGAGCTGGGAGGTGATTACCGTATCACGTTCGAGCTGTCCAGACCTAACCGGTTTTTGCTGCATTTGTTCAGCTGTGTGCATATGTCGATTGTTCCGGCAGAAGGCGATTTCGCCAAGGACAGCATCGGGACGGGGCCTTACCGTCTGCTGGCTCTCAATGAAGATGTGCTGGTGCTGGAGGCCAATGACCATTATTATGGGATTCGCCCGCTGCTGGACCGTGTAGAGATTTGGTATTTGCCGGAAGCAGCCTCCAGTGTGCGGGAGTATCGGCTGAAAGAGTCTGAGCCGGAAGTGCTGTCTGCGCCTGAGGATGACTACACCATTGATTACACAGCTATGGGCTGCCGTTATCTGTTGTTCAATTTTAGCAGGCAGGGCGTGCAGCAGCAACTGAGTTTCCGGCAAGCGATCCGCACTCTGTATGATCCACAGGCTATGATTAGGGAGCTGGGAGGGCGGCGGGTTCGGCCCGCTAGCAGCTTTTTGCCATGGAAGAGCGCGGCTGAAACCTGGATGGAGACGGATACAGAGCATGCATTGGAATCGGCACGTCAGCTGCTGAAGGAAAGCGGATATCAGGGGGAGACCCTCACGCTGGCTCACAATGCCAAACATGTGGAAACCGAAGAGGCGGAATGGCTGAAAGCACGCGCTGCACAGGTGGGCCTGAGGATGGAGCTGTATCCGCAGACTGATTATGATAAAGAGGATCTGCGCCTGCATGCCGATCTGGTGATCACAGAGGAACTGCTTGAGGATGATTGGCAATGGGGGATGATCCATTTTTTCAAGAATGGGTCTAATAGCTTGTATCACTTACTGTTGGACAAACAACGCTTGCTGCTGGAAGAGGAGCTGGAGAGCTTCTATGAGCTGAACTATGAAGAACGCACGAAGCTGCTGATTCAGGTAGAAGAGCGGATGCGTGAGCAATGCTGGCTGCTTCATGGCTGTCATATTAACAAAACAGCACAGCTCGGCCCCAATTTATCTGGTCTGCACACCAGTTCGTTCGGATTCATGGACATCTCCAAGCTGTGGATTAAAACTTCTCCCATGCAAGAGGCTTGA
- a CDS encoding DUF1129 family protein, translating into MTRTTDLVNLNNKRREQLHPENLNYYEEMLVYLRLGTARSERQTEELLLELLEHLLQAQKEGRTAQEVFGENPKSYCDELIVEIPAKPRKQQLRFAARMILIFLSSSSIAAGIAGYGLFQWFGLGTGQTDFYLGSALAIVLVDLLLLWVVVTSILRWMRGSAFESGGGGGGGGGKNSWNIRGYLKVMVMIVLSMTSAVLLMKYMPAFGKLVSIPTLSLAGVGILLYLISLVLKRAEKLAEA; encoded by the coding sequence ATGACTAGGACAACAGATTTAGTGAATTTGAACAATAAAAGAAGGGAACAACTTCATCCGGAGAATCTGAACTATTATGAAGAGATGCTTGTATATCTGCGGCTGGGTACAGCCCGTTCTGAACGGCAGACAGAGGAGCTGCTGCTGGAGCTGCTGGAGCATCTCTTGCAGGCGCAGAAGGAGGGACGCACAGCGCAGGAAGTATTCGGAGAGAACCCGAAGTCTTATTGCGATGAATTGATTGTTGAAATACCGGCGAAGCCCCGGAAACAGCAGCTTAGATTCGCCGCCCGGATGATTCTAATCTTCCTGTCCTCAAGCAGCATTGCAGCAGGGATTGCCGGTTATGGCTTGTTCCAATGGTTCGGCCTCGGAACCGGACAGACCGACTTCTATCTAGGCTCCGCACTGGCCATTGTGCTGGTTGATCTCTTGCTGCTCTGGGTGGTGGTAACTTCCATACTACGTTGGATGAGGGGCTCGGCATTCGAAAGCGGAGGTGGAGGTGGAGGTGGAGGCGGAAAGAACAGCTGGAATATACGCGGCTATCTGAAAGTCATGGTAATGATCGTGCTGTCTATGACATCGGCTGTTCTGTTAATGAAATATATGCCTGCTTTTGGCAAGCTGGTGAGTATTCCCACCTTGTCGCTTGCGGGAGTGGGTATCCTTCTCTACCTGATCTCGCTGGTGCTGAAGAGAGCAGAGAAACTTGCGGAGGCTTAA
- a CDS encoding MFS transporter — protein MHTNQAKEQKQISQGLTFLLAAACGLIVANLYYAQTLVGPISAATGLSSSAAGFIVTITQLGYVLGLLFIVPLSDIVENRRLTVVSLIASVAALLAAAFAPHAALFLTASLFIGLGSVAAQVLVPYATYLASEEQRGRVVGNVMSGLLLGIMFARPVASFVASLWGWQSIFILSAIVIAALTLLLSRTLPKRRPTPEMNYGQLVASLGTLLKSTPVLRRRALYQASLFGSFSLFWTTVPLRLADHYGLSQQGIAWFALAGVGGAIAAPIAGRLADKGWTNLLTGLAMIIAAASFLLAYLFQSHSSTALGLLVLTAIMLDMAVSGNLVLGQRAIYTLGNEARGRLNGLFMSIFFIGGAVGSSLGGWSYAQGGWSLTTLIGLLLPVLAFLYFLTQKETA, from the coding sequence ATGCACACCAATCAGGCTAAAGAGCAAAAGCAAATTTCACAGGGGCTTACTTTTCTGCTCGCAGCCGCCTGCGGTCTTATCGTTGCCAATCTGTATTATGCGCAAACCCTGGTAGGTCCGATCAGCGCCGCTACTGGGCTGTCATCCTCTGCTGCCGGATTCATTGTCACCATCACCCAGCTTGGGTATGTTCTCGGCCTGCTGTTCATCGTTCCGCTCAGCGATATTGTCGAGAACCGGCGGCTGACTGTGGTTTCACTGATCGCCTCGGTCGCCGCACTGCTTGCGGCAGCCTTCGCCCCCCATGCCGCCTTGTTCCTGACCGCTTCCTTATTCATCGGACTGGGGTCCGTAGCCGCTCAGGTTCTGGTTCCATATGCTACCTACCTCGCTTCTGAAGAACAGCGCGGCCGTGTGGTGGGGAACGTAATGAGCGGGCTGTTGCTGGGCATTATGTTCGCCCGTCCGGTCGCAAGCTTCGTGGCCAGCCTCTGGGGCTGGCAGTCCATCTTCATCCTGTCGGCCATTGTCATTGCTGCACTTACACTTCTGCTGTCCCGCACGCTGCCGAAACGCCGGCCCACTCCTGAAATGAACTATGGCCAGCTTGTCGCCTCCTTGGGAACTCTGCTGAAAAGCACACCGGTTCTGCGCCGCCGCGCCCTCTATCAAGCCAGCTTATTCGGTTCCTTCAGTCTGTTCTGGACGACCGTCCCGCTGCGGCTAGCCGATCATTACGGCTTGTCCCAGCAAGGCATTGCCTGGTTTGCTCTGGCTGGAGTGGGCGGAGCCATAGCAGCACCGATCGCCGGAAGACTGGCCGATAAGGGCTGGACCAATCTTCTGACAGGGCTGGCGATGATCATCGCCGCCGCCTCCTTCCTGCTGGCTTACCTCTTCCAGAGCCATTCATCCACAGCCCTCGGTCTGCTTGTACTGACCGCAATTATGCTGGATATGGCGGTGTCGGGCAACCTGGTGCTTGGACAACGGGCAATCTATACACTGGGCAATGAGGCCAGAGGCCGGTTGAACGGACTGTTTATGTCCATCTTCTTCATCGGCGGAGCGGTTGGCTCTTCCCTGGGAGGCTGGTCGTATGCCCAGGGCGGCTGGAGCTTAACTACATTAATTGGACTGTTGCTCCCTGTGCTGGCTTTCCTGTATTTCCTTACACAAAAAGAAACGGCTTAA
- a CDS encoding TetR/AcrR family transcriptional regulator, translated as MNVKKGRPRNLESQQSILKASYELLFEEGFGAVTVEKIAERAGVSKATIYKWWPNKAAVVMDGFLSDVAERLPLPDTGSVFQDIVNHATVLVRYLTSREGKVLAELAGEAQFDPGLAEAYRSRYFQPRRREAGQLLQRGMDRGELPAKLDIGLSIDLIYGPIFYRLLLTGEQLDDAYVQSLVQAAFEGFRSK; from the coding sequence ATGAACGTAAAAAAAGGACGGCCGCGAAATCTGGAGTCCCAGCAATCCATCCTCAAAGCATCCTATGAGCTGTTGTTTGAAGAGGGGTTCGGAGCAGTTACCGTGGAAAAAATTGCCGAACGGGCCGGAGTCAGCAAAGCCACCATTTATAAATGGTGGCCCAACAAGGCAGCTGTGGTCATGGACGGGTTCCTCTCGGATGTCGCGGAACGGCTGCCATTGCCCGATACAGGTTCTGTGTTTCAGGACATCGTGAACCATGCCACGGTGCTGGTCCGTTATCTAACCAGCCGCGAAGGCAAGGTGCTGGCGGAATTAGCCGGGGAAGCCCAATTCGACCCTGGATTAGCCGAAGCTTACCGGAGCCGCTATTTCCAGCCGCGCCGCCGGGAAGCGGGCCAACTGCTGCAGCGGGGAATGGACAGAGGCGAGCTGCCGGCCAAGCTTGATATCGGCCTGAGTATTGATCTGATTTATGGGCCGATTTTCTACAGATTGTTATTGACGGGGGAACAGCTGGACGATGCTTATGTGCAGAGTCTGGTTCAGGCTGCGTTCGAAGGCTTTCGTTCGAAGTAA